One genomic segment of uncultured Ilyobacter sp. includes these proteins:
- a CDS encoding CbiX/SirB N-terminal domain-containing protein, with the protein MYKDGIKEIVILPYFLFGGIHIRKHIPEKL; encoded by the coding sequence ATGTACAAGGATGGGATAAAAGAGATTGTCATTCTCCCATACTTTCTGTTCGGAGGAATTCACATTCGAAAACATATACCAGAAAAACTATAA
- the orr gene encoding ornithine racemase Orr: MPYPKLIVDINKIKYNGSSLVKESARKGIEVVGVTKVVCGNPTIAQALVDSGIKTIADSRVENLKKLSGINCKKMLLRIPMPSQSEDAVRYSDIVLVSEILTIKKLSEQACIHKKSIDLILMIDLGDLREGLFYENEILKTVSEIIQLKNIKLLGLGTNLSCYGAVIPSREILEKLVLIKNKIKNLFNINLEILSGGNSGSIRLFEDNQIPSGINQLRLGASIILGIGIDHLPIDGLSADTFILEAEIIELRKKPSKPVGKQGLDAFGNKPVFIDMGIRSRAICAIGRQDVNPEDISPLDNKINILGGSSDHLILDVTDCKDDLRVGDTLRFKVNYGGCLSLMTSPYVYKEFL; encoded by the coding sequence ATGCCATATCCAAAATTAATAGTAGACATAAATAAAATAAAATACAATGGCTCTAGTTTGGTAAAGGAATCTGCCAGAAAAGGTATAGAGGTGGTAGGTGTTACAAAGGTAGTATGTGGCAATCCAACCATTGCACAGGCTCTTGTTGATTCAGGCATAAAAACAATTGCTGATTCAAGGGTTGAAAACCTAAAGAAACTATCAGGAATTAATTGTAAAAAAATGCTTTTAAGAATTCCTATGCCAAGCCAGTCAGAGGATGCAGTTAGATACTCTGATATAGTTTTGGTTTCAGAAATTTTAACAATAAAAAAACTCTCAGAACAGGCCTGCATTCATAAAAAATCCATTGATTTGATACTCATGATTGATTTAGGGGACCTGAGGGAGGGACTTTTTTATGAAAATGAGATTTTGAAGACAGTGTCTGAAATAATACAGTTGAAAAATATAAAGCTTCTGGGATTGGGAACAAACCTAAGCTGTTATGGCGCCGTTATTCCAAGCAGGGAGATCCTAGAAAAACTTGTACTTATAAAAAATAAAATAAAAAATTTATTTAACATAAATCTTGAAATTCTATCTGGAGGAAATTCTGGATCCATCAGACTCTTTGAAGACAATCAGATCCCTTCAGGGATAAATCAACTGAGACTGGGAGCCTCTATAATCCTTGGAATAGGAATAGACCACCTGCCCATTGACGGCCTTTCTGCAGACACTTTTATTTTAGAAGCCGAAATAATTGAACTTAGAAAAAAACCGTCTAAACCTGTTGGAAAGCAGGGTCTAGATGCTTTTGGAAACAAGCCTGTTTTTATAGATATGGGCATACGTTCTAGAGCAATATGCGCAATAGGGAGACAGGATGTGAATCCTGAAGATATTTCTCCCTTAGACAATAAAATAAATATTTTGGGAGGAAGCAGCGATCACCTTATACTAGATGTAACTGACTGCAAAGATGATTTAAGGGTAGGGGATACACTAAGGTTTAAGGTAAATTACGGTGGTTGTCTTTCACTTATGACATCGCCCTATGTCTATAAGGAGTTTTTGTAA
- a CDS encoding HAD family hydrolase, whose protein sequence is MINNINVLIFDWGDTLMRDSGDTGPMVHWENVEIIPGVRETLAKLKEDYILCVASNAGESDAKLMRAALKRVAIDSFFSYFFTSAELGFEKPDSKFFEAILKIGSFCSHGCVMIGNDYEKDIVPSKLLGMNTILFDEKNISINTESADFKIDKIFQIIDILKS, encoded by the coding sequence ATGATAAATAATATTAACGTCTTAATTTTTGACTGGGGAGACACATTGATGAGGGATTCTGGAGATACTGGTCCCATGGTTCATTGGGAAAATGTGGAGATAATCCCTGGAGTAAGGGAGACCCTTGCCAAATTAAAAGAAGACTACATCCTATGTGTGGCATCTAATGCTGGTGAATCAGACGCAAAGCTCATGAGGGCAGCATTAAAGAGGGTGGCTATTGACAGTTTTTTTTCATATTTTTTTACATCGGCAGAATTGGGTTTTGAAAAGCCCGATAGTAAATTCTTTGAAGCCATATTGAAAATTGGAAGTTTCTGTTCCCATGGATGTGTTATGATCGGAAATGATTATGAAAAAGATATTGTTCCTTCAAAATTGCTGGGTATGAACACTATACTGTTTGATGAAAAAAATATATCTATCAACACAGAATCAGCCGATTTTAAAATAGATAAAATTTTTCAGATAATTGATATTTTAAAATCATAA
- a CDS encoding phosphoserine transaminase has protein sequence MNKKPSKKPNNPNFSSGPCAKHPGFTLDALKDAPLGRSHRSVLGKSKLQESIEKTKEILGVPKDYLVGIVPASDTGAIEMAMWNLLGERGIDVIHFDAFGKSWATDIIKELKLENVREFSADYGKLPDITNIECNNDIVFTWNGTTSGVKIPDADFISDKREGLAICDATSAVFAMDIPWKKLDVITFSWQKVLGGEAGHGMLIMSPRAVKRLESYSPKWPIPKIFQMKKDGKIAKEIFEGSTINTPSMLCNEDYLDALRWSESIGGLPGLIKRSMDNFKMVESFVKKHPWIDFLAIDPVIRSNTSVCLTIDLPTERRKKMLKLMEEEKAAYDINSYKTAPEGIRIWCGATVEKQDVEMMLLWLEWAYNEVN, from the coding sequence ATGAACAAAAAACCAAGTAAAAAACCAAATAATCCTAATTTCTCTTCTGGTCCTTGTGCCAAACATCCGGGGTTCACATTGGATGCATTGAAAGATGCTCCTCTAGGAAGGTCTCACAGAAGCGTCCTTGGAAAATCAAAACTTCAAGAATCAATTGAAAAGACAAAGGAGATATTGGGCGTGCCCAAAGATTACCTTGTGGGAATAGTTCCGGCATCTGATACCGGCGCCATAGAGATGGCAATGTGGAATCTCTTGGGGGAGAGGGGAATCGATGTTATCCATTTTGACGCCTTTGGAAAATCTTGGGCTACAGATATAATAAAAGAATTAAAATTGGAAAATGTGAGAGAATTTTCTGCAGATTATGGTAAACTTCCCGATATCACCAATATCGAGTGTAATAATGATATAGTATTTACATGGAACGGGACCACAAGCGGCGTAAAAATTCCAGATGCTGATTTTATCTCTGATAAGAGAGAGGGACTGGCTATCTGCGATGCTACATCTGCGGTTTTTGCAATGGATATACCTTGGAAAAAACTCGATGTCATTACTTTTTCATGGCAGAAAGTTTTGGGAGGAGAAGCCGGTCATGGGATGCTAATCATGTCTCCACGTGCAGTAAAACGTCTTGAGAGCTACTCTCCCAAGTGGCCTATCCCTAAAATTTTTCAAATGAAAAAAGACGGTAAGATCGCAAAAGAGATATTTGAAGGGTCGACCATAAATACCCCGTCTATGCTTTGTAATGAAGATTATCTAGATGCACTTAGATGGTCAGAGTCTATAGGGGGACTTCCTGGTCTAATCAAAAGAAGTATGGATAATTTTAAAATGGTGGAATCTTTTGTGAAAAAACATCCGTGGATCGATTTTTTAGCAATCGACCCTGTTATTCGTTCTAATACCAGTGTATGTCTCACAATTGACCTGCCAACTGAAAGACGAAAAAAAATGCTGAAACTTATGGAAGAGGAAAAAGCAGCTTATGATATAAACTCGTATAAGACAGCCCCTGAGGGGATAAGAATATGGTGTGGTGCAACAGTAGAGAAGCAAGATGTTGAAATGATGTTGTTGTGGTTAGAATGGGCTTATAATGAAGTGAATTAA
- the gltB gene encoding glutamate synthase large subunit, with protein sequence MKRGIGVPKQQGLYIPEFEKDNCGIGLIAQIKGQKTHDIVKKGIEILEKMEHRGAVGADPDTGDGAGILIQIPDKLFRSEVKDLPEFGDYGVGMIFFPQETSEREKCQKLIEKIIVDEGQEFLTWRDVPVDPTKVGKTASKTTPCIKQVFIKKSAETENFELKLYIIRKSIENEIPKLSLENEEFFYIPSMSSRTIVYKGLLKPDQISGFYKDISDERTLSALAIVHQRYSTNTFPSWDLAHPFRYVAHNGEINTIKGNINWMTARQPELHNDVLGKDISKIFPINRPIGSDSSNLDKALEFLVASGKSLLQAASILVPPAWEKDPSIKKELKDFYEYYSGLMEPWDGPAALVMSNGRQIVTKLDRNGLRPARYTITKDDTIILASEAGTLKTKPEDIKENFRIKPGMVLMIDLEEGKIYSQDEIIEKIVENKPFGQWLTENKRYIKDLPEGDSRYENDFDTLFNKLMTFGYSREDLHEVITPMANDEKEPIGSMGNDAALAVLSGNDKKLFNYFQQLFAQVTNPPIDPIREDVVMSITTNIGRKGNILEETADKARLIKMDSPFISNEDLDKIASLNEKDFKSAVLPMVFDLEAGLEKGMMRLFEKAEAVIEDGHNILIISDRELGENQYPIPSLLATSGLHHHLIKIKKRNGVDIIVETGDAREVMDFALLIGYGALAVNPYLALESIDYMVENELYMTSQNSEKKKAKYLKAIGKGLVKIMSKMGISTVQSYRGAQIFEAVGLKKEFVDKYFTGTTSRIEGIGIEGVERSVKQTVEKARDEYRPNPQVLPNTGDYKWRKDGERRLFSPEAVAALQHSTRTNNYDEYKKFARIINDQGEKLATIRGLFKFKESNSIPLEEVEPVESIMKRFVTGAMSFGSISREAHEAMAIAMNTIGGKSNSGEGGEDPERFADNRKSAIKQVASGRFGVTTHYLVNADELQIKMAQGAKPGEGGHLPGHKVTEEIAATRHTSPGIDLISPPPHHDIYSIEDLAQLIFDLKNVNPESRVSVKLVSEVGVGTVAAGVAKAHSDMILISGYDGGTGASPISSIKHAGLPWELGLSEAHQVLILNDLRGRVRIQADGQMKTGRDIVIASLLGAEEFGFATAPLVVLGCIMMRACHTNMCPVGVATQSPELRKKFMGRSEYLINFFKFIAQDVRELMAELGFRTMDEMIGRTDLIEMNKAISHWKASGIDISKILYRPSVDQSIATKCVQEQDHGIDDILDRKLMELAKPALEKGEKVEFDMDIYNLNRSTGTMLSGEIAKRYGEEGLPEDTIKFNFNGYSGQSFGAFGMSGLTLNLVGQSNDYIGKGLFGGKIIVKTPEIDGFKAEDNIIGGNTILYGAIKGQAYINGMVGERFCVRNSGAEAVVEGVGDHGCEYMTGGRVAVIGPTGKNFAAGMSGGIAYVYDLHGDFEEKVNKLMVLTEKIEDQKESEKLKSMIEKHVEYTNSSRGKEILESWEENLGKFVRVIAPKYKELLAQGKVK encoded by the coding sequence ATGAAAAGAGGAATAGGGGTTCCAAAGCAACAGGGGTTATATATTCCCGAGTTCGAAAAAGATAATTGTGGAATAGGGCTAATAGCACAGATAAAAGGTCAAAAGACACACGATATTGTCAAAAAAGGAATTGAGATCTTAGAAAAAATGGAACATAGAGGAGCTGTAGGAGCAGATCCAGACACTGGAGACGGAGCTGGAATTCTTATTCAGATACCCGACAAACTCTTTAGGTCCGAAGTAAAGGATCTCCCGGAATTTGGAGATTATGGAGTTGGCATGATTTTTTTCCCTCAGGAAACTTCTGAAAGAGAAAAATGTCAAAAACTTATAGAAAAAATAATAGTAGATGAAGGACAGGAGTTTTTAACTTGGAGAGATGTCCCTGTAGATCCAACTAAAGTAGGAAAAACTGCATCTAAAACAACTCCTTGTATAAAGCAGGTTTTTATTAAGAAATCTGCAGAGACAGAAAATTTTGAATTAAAACTATATATCATAAGAAAATCAATTGAAAACGAAATTCCAAAACTATCACTTGAAAATGAGGAGTTTTTCTACATTCCTTCAATGTCAAGCAGGACAATTGTATATAAAGGTCTTTTGAAACCTGATCAGATTTCAGGCTTTTACAAAGATATAAGTGATGAGAGAACTTTAAGTGCTCTCGCAATAGTGCACCAAAGATACAGTACAAATACCTTCCCGTCTTGGGACTTAGCACACCCATTCAGATATGTGGCACACAATGGAGAAATCAATACAATCAAGGGTAATATAAACTGGATGACCGCAAGACAACCAGAGCTACATAATGATGTTTTGGGAAAAGATATCAGTAAAATTTTTCCTATAAATAGGCCTATAGGAAGTGACTCTTCAAACCTAGACAAAGCTCTTGAGTTTTTAGTTGCTTCTGGAAAATCACTACTTCAGGCTGCTTCGATTCTTGTCCCACCTGCATGGGAAAAAGACCCTAGTATAAAAAAAGAACTAAAAGATTTTTATGAATATTATTCAGGTCTCATGGAGCCTTGGGACGGTCCTGCTGCCCTTGTAATGTCAAATGGTAGACAAATCGTGACAAAACTAGATAGAAACGGGCTAAGACCTGCAAGATATACAATAACAAAAGATGATACCATCATTCTGGCATCAGAAGCTGGAACACTTAAAACAAAACCTGAGGATATAAAAGAAAATTTCAGGATAAAACCTGGGATGGTTCTTATGATCGACCTAGAAGAGGGTAAGATTTATTCACAGGATGAGATAATAGAAAAAATAGTTGAAAATAAACCTTTTGGTCAATGGTTGACTGAAAATAAAAGATATATCAAAGACCTTCCAGAGGGGGATTCTAGATATGAAAATGACTTTGATACACTTTTTAATAAATTGATGACTTTCGGATATTCTAGGGAAGACCTCCACGAGGTTATTACCCCTATGGCCAACGATGAAAAAGAACCTATAGGATCTATGGGAAATGATGCTGCTCTTGCTGTGCTGTCTGGAAATGACAAGAAGCTTTTCAATTATTTTCAACAGCTTTTTGCCCAGGTTACAAACCCTCCAATTGACCCTATAAGGGAAGATGTGGTAATGTCAATAACTACCAATATCGGTAGAAAAGGAAATATTCTAGAAGAAACTGCCGACAAGGCAAGGCTCATAAAAATGGACTCACCTTTTATATCAAATGAAGATTTGGATAAAATCGCTTCATTAAATGAAAAAGACTTTAAATCTGCAGTTCTTCCTATGGTTTTTGACCTTGAAGCTGGATTAGAAAAAGGAATGATGAGATTATTTGAAAAGGCTGAGGCTGTAATCGAAGACGGACACAATATCCTCATAATAAGTGACAGAGAGTTAGGAGAAAACCAATACCCTATTCCTAGCCTTTTGGCAACTTCGGGACTGCATCACCACCTCATAAAAATTAAGAAGAGAAACGGCGTAGACATCATAGTAGAAACTGGAGATGCCAGAGAGGTAATGGATTTTGCCCTTCTCATAGGATACGGAGCACTTGCTGTAAATCCTTACCTTGCCCTTGAGTCTATCGACTACATGGTAGAAAACGAACTATACATGACTTCTCAAAATTCTGAAAAGAAAAAAGCAAAATATCTAAAGGCCATAGGAAAAGGTCTCGTAAAAATAATGTCTAAAATGGGTATTTCTACCGTTCAGAGTTACAGAGGAGCGCAGATATTTGAAGCTGTGGGACTCAAGAAGGAGTTTGTAGATAAGTACTTTACTGGTACTACCTCTAGAATCGAAGGTATCGGTATAGAGGGAGTAGAGAGAAGTGTAAAACAAACTGTTGAAAAGGCTAGAGATGAATATAGACCTAATCCCCAAGTACTTCCTAATACAGGTGACTATAAATGGAGAAAAGACGGAGAAAGACGTCTATTCAGTCCTGAGGCAGTAGCGGCACTTCAGCACTCTACACGTACAAATAACTATGATGAGTATAAGAAGTTTGCAAGAATTATAAATGACCAAGGAGAAAAGTTAGCTACAATAAGAGGACTTTTCAAATTTAAAGAGTCAAATAGCATCCCATTAGAGGAAGTAGAACCTGTAGAAAGCATAATGAAAAGATTTGTTACAGGGGCAATGTCCTTTGGTTCCATATCAAGAGAGGCTCATGAGGCAATGGCTATAGCTATGAATACAATCGGAGGGAAGTCAAACTCTGGTGAGGGTGGAGAAGACCCTGAAAGATTTGCAGACAACAGAAAAAGTGCCATAAAGCAAGTAGCTTCTGGAAGATTCGGAGTTACTACACATTACCTTGTAAATGCAGATGAACTTCAGATCAAAATGGCGCAGGGAGCCAAACCTGGTGAAGGTGGGCATCTTCCCGGTCACAAAGTTACAGAAGAGATTGCGGCTACTAGACACACTTCCCCTGGGATAGATCTGATATCTCCTCCGCCACATCATGATATTTATTCTATCGAGGATCTGGCACAACTTATCTTTGACCTGAAAAATGTAAATCCAGAGTCTAGGGTAAGTGTAAAGCTTGTTTCTGAAGTCGGAGTCGGAACAGTAGCGGCAGGTGTTGCAAAGGCTCACTCTGATATGATACTAATTTCTGGTTATGATGGTGGAACTGGTGCATCCCCTATATCCTCTATAAAGCATGCAGGTCTTCCTTGGGAGCTAGGGCTCTCTGAAGCACATCAGGTCCTCATCCTCAACGACCTTAGAGGTAGAGTAAGAATACAGGCAGATGGTCAGATGAAGACAGGTAGGGATATCGTTATCGCGTCTCTTCTCGGAGCAGAAGAATTTGGTTTTGCAACTGCACCGCTGGTAGTACTAGGGTGTATCATGATGAGAGCTTGTCATACCAATATGTGTCCTGTAGGGGTGGCTACACAGAGTCCTGAATTGCGTAAAAAATTCATGGGAAGGTCGGAATATCTAATAAACTTCTTTAAGTTTATTGCGCAAGATGTAAGAGAGCTTATGGCTGAACTTGGATTTAGAACCATGGATGAAATGATAGGAAGAACTGATCTTATTGAGATGAATAAAGCTATCTCACACTGGAAAGCCAGCGGAATAGATATAAGTAAAATACTCTATAGACCTAGTGTAGATCAAAGCATCGCTACAAAGTGCGTTCAAGAACAGGATCACGGAATTGATGATATTTTAGACAGAAAACTTATGGAACTAGCTAAACCTGCATTAGAAAAAGGTGAAAAAGTAGAATTTGATATGGATATATACAATCTGAACAGATCTACAGGGACCATGCTAAGCGGAGAGATCGCCAAACGTTACGGGGAAGAGGGGCTTCCTGAAGATACTATTAAATTTAACTTCAACGGTTATTCTGGACAGAGTTTCGGTGCCTTCGGTATGTCAGGGCTCACACTAAACCTAGTTGGACAGTCTAACGACTATATAGGTAAGGGTCTCTTTGGAGGAAAGATCATTGTAAAGACACCTGAAATTGATGGATTTAAGGCTGAAGATAACATTATAGGGGGAAATACCATTCTTTATGGTGCCATCAAGGGACAGGCATACATCAATGGAATGGTCGGAGAAAGATTCTGTGTAAGGAACTCCGGTGCCGAAGCTGTTGTTGAGGGTGTAGGTGATCACGGCTGTGAATACATGACAGGGGGTAGAGTAGCTGTCATAGGTCCTACAGGTAAAAACTTTGCCGCAGGTATGAGCGGAGGTATCGCTTATGTATATGATCTGCATGGGGATTTTGAAGAAAAAGTAAATAAATTAATGGTTCTCACAGAAAAAATAGAGGATCAAAAGGAATCTGAAAAATTGAAGTCAATGATAGAAAAACATGTGGAATATACAAACAGCTCAAGAGGGAAAGAAATCCTAGAATCTTGGGAAGAAAATTTAGGTAAATTCGTAAGAGTAATAGCTCCAAAATACAAGGAACTTCTTGCACAAGGGAAGGTGAAATAG
- a CDS encoding glutamate synthase subunit beta, translating to MGKLGGFLEIPREEAQKRPVEERIKDYKELYKPFTDEYLVQQASRCMDCGVPFCHFSCPVGNVCPEWNDFAHKAKWEEALEVLHSTNNFPEFTGRVCPAPCEGGCVLGINEDPITIKNIELNIVEKGWEKGWIKPILPKKRTDKKIAVIGSGPAGLAAAQQLNRAGHNVTVYERDSKAGGIMTYGIPDYKIEKWTVDRRIRQLEQEEVKFVYNTNVGVDFSIEDLEKQYDAVILAGGSKLARDLPIYGRELKGIHYAMDYLVQQNKKIGGVKIPADQLIDAKGKSVVVIGGGDTGADCIGTALRQGAKEIYQIELLEKPSLDRPQSNPWPNFPQVLKVNTAHEEAEICLGGVCHTDIRQWNILTKEFTGDENGNVTTFHAARVEWKDGENGKKYMEEVPGSEFTLSADLVLLAIGFIHPEHEGLLSSLGVELDNRGNVKTDDNYMTSKVGIFAAGDMRRGQSLIVWAINEGRKAAEAVDKFLKSK from the coding sequence ATGGGTAAATTAGGTGGATTTTTAGAAATACCAAGGGAAGAGGCTCAAAAAAGACCTGTTGAAGAGAGAATAAAAGACTATAAAGAGCTGTATAAACCTTTTACTGATGAGTATTTGGTACAGCAAGCTTCTAGATGTATGGATTGTGGTGTCCCTTTCTGCCACTTTTCATGCCCTGTGGGAAATGTGTGTCCAGAGTGGAACGACTTTGCACACAAAGCCAAGTGGGAAGAAGCTCTCGAAGTACTCCATAGCACAAATAACTTTCCTGAATTCACAGGGAGAGTATGTCCTGCTCCATGTGAGGGTGGGTGTGTATTAGGAATAAACGAAGACCCTATCACAATTAAAAATATCGAGCTCAATATCGTGGAAAAGGGATGGGAAAAGGGATGGATCAAGCCAATCCTTCCAAAGAAGAGAACCGATAAAAAAATTGCCGTCATAGGAAGTGGGCCGGCAGGTCTAGCTGCAGCTCAGCAGCTAAACAGAGCAGGACACAATGTCACTGTCTACGAAAGAGATTCTAAGGCAGGAGGTATAATGACATATGGTATCCCTGACTACAAAATAGAAAAATGGACTGTAGACAGAAGGATCAGGCAACTTGAACAGGAAGAGGTAAAGTTTGTCTACAACACAAATGTTGGGGTTGATTTTAGTATAGAGGACCTCGAAAAGCAATATGATGCTGTCATTTTGGCAGGAGGATCAAAGCTTGCTAGAGACCTTCCTATTTATGGAAGAGAACTAAAAGGTATTCATTATGCCATGGATTACCTCGTACAACAAAATAAAAAAATAGGAGGTGTTAAAATACCTGCAGATCAATTAATAGATGCCAAAGGAAAATCTGTTGTTGTGATCGGTGGGGGAGATACCGGTGCAGATTGCATAGGTACCGCCCTTAGACAAGGAGCTAAAGAGATATATCAAATTGAGCTTTTAGAAAAACCATCTCTTGACAGACCACAGTCAAATCCTTGGCCAAATTTCCCTCAAGTGTTGAAAGTAAACACTGCTCATGAGGAAGCTGAGATATGTCTTGGAGGAGTATGTCACACTGACATAAGACAATGGAACATCTTGACAAAGGAATTTACCGGAGATGAAAACGGGAATGTAACAACTTTCCATGCTGCTAGAGTGGAATGGAAAGACGGAGAGAATGGGAAAAAATACATGGAAGAAGTTCCTGGAAGTGAATTTACTCTTAGTGCAGATCTTGTTCTTCTGGCCATAGGTTTTATACATCCAGAACATGAAGGACTATTAAGCAGCCTCGGGGTGGAATTAGACAACAGAGGAAATGTAAAAACAGATGATAACTATATGACCAGTAAAGTTGGAATCTTTGCCGCAGGAGACATGAGAAGAGGTCAGTCTCTTATTGTCTGGGCGATAAATGAAGGTAGAAAAGCAGCTGAAGCTGTAGACAAATTTTTAAAATCAAAATAA
- a CDS encoding phosphatase has protein sequence MKYLIDLHTHTNVNPHAYSTLGENVREAKKKGMKIIAITNHGPALPDSPHWWSLRNLRALPDEIDGVRILKGVEANIIDEDGNIDLNQNIYEIMDIILVGFHPVAGYPDGKDKDKNTRTMINVIKSQRIDIIAHPGNPKFPIDYEEVIKVATKYNVAIELNNSSFKGSREGSEENCKSIMSIAKKYGCYLSLGSDAHFSHSVGDLDVVGELLEKISYPKELILNSDVKTLNSFLSLRKELKPKEIPDNI, from the coding sequence ATGAAATACCTCATAGATTTACACACTCATACAAACGTAAATCCTCATGCATATAGTACTCTCGGAGAAAATGTGCGGGAAGCTAAAAAGAAAGGGATGAAGATAATCGCAATAACAAACCATGGGCCTGCCTTGCCTGACTCTCCTCACTGGTGGTCTCTAAGAAACCTAAGGGCACTGCCTGATGAGATAGATGGTGTAAGAATCTTAAAAGGCGTGGAGGCCAACATAATAGATGAAGACGGAAACATAGACCTTAATCAGAATATTTATGAAATAATGGATATTATTCTTGTGGGCTTTCATCCGGTAGCTGGATATCCTGATGGAAAAGACAAGGATAAAAATACCCGAACCATGATCAATGTTATAAAAAGTCAAAGAATTGATATAATAGCTCACCCAGGGAATCCAAAGTTCCCTATAGATTATGAAGAGGTAATAAAAGTAGCCACAAAATATAATGTTGCTATAGAGTTAAATAATTCATCTTTTAAAGGTTCTAGAGAAGGGTCTGAAGAAAATTGTAAGTCCATAATGTCCATTGCTAAAAAATACGGATGCTATCTCTCCCTTGGAAGCGACGCTCATTTTTCACATTCTGTAGGTGATCTTGACGTAGTAGGTGAATTACTTGAAAAAATTTCCTACCCTAAGGAACTCATTCTAAATTCAGATGTGAAAACCTTAAACTCTTTTTTGAGTTTAAGGAAAGAATTGAAACCAAAAGAAATACCGGATAATATCTAA
- a CDS encoding nitronate monooxygenase: MSIRIGNLQVELPIIQGGMAIRASMARLAAAVATEGGIGLIAGTALSPEELKSEIKKARELIKKKGGALGVNIMFAANNFVDLVKASINAGADLIVFGAGFSRDVFELGKESGVPIVPIVSSLKLAKISEKLGAAAIIVEGGNAGGHLGTNLDSWDIVGEIAEKISVPVFGAGGVITPEDARRMLDLGADGIQMGSRFIASDECEVSDEFKEMYINSKEGDVVEIMSSAGLPANAIISPYVEKILNEETERPKKCSGCLKKCTMTFCVNERLVKGHEGDYEEGIFFAGKDAWKIEEILSVEDIMKKFKEVF; this comes from the coding sequence ATGTCTATTAGAATAGGTAATCTTCAGGTAGAGCTTCCTATTATACAGGGAGGTATGGCCATCAGAGCATCAATGGCAAGACTTGCTGCTGCTGTAGCCACTGAAGGCGGAATCGGTCTTATAGCCGGAACTGCCCTTTCACCAGAAGAGCTAAAATCAGAAATAAAAAAAGCAAGAGAACTCATAAAGAAAAAAGGCGGAGCACTTGGTGTAAACATAATGTTTGCCGCCAATAACTTTGTTGATCTAGTTAAGGCGTCTATAAATGCCGGAGCAGATCTGATAGTTTTTGGAGCGGGTTTCTCTAGAGACGTCTTTGAACTAGGAAAAGAGTCTGGTGTGCCTATTGTTCCTATAGTTTCTTCACTGAAGTTGGCTAAAATATCTGAAAAACTTGGAGCAGCTGCTATTATCGTTGAAGGCGGTAACGCAGGAGGACATCTAGGAACAAATCTCGACTCTTGGGATATTGTTGGAGAAATAGCAGAAAAAATATCTGTTCCTGTATTTGGAGCTGGAGGAGTTATAACTCCTGAGGATGCGAGAAGAATGTTAGATCTTGGTGCCGACGGTATACAGATGGGGTCTAGATTTATAGCTAGTGATGAGTGTGAAGTAAGTGATGAGTTCAAAGAGATGTATATAAATTCCAAGGAAGGGGATGTCGTAGAGATAATGAGTTCTGCCGGACTCCCTGCTAATGCTATAATATCTCCATATGTAGAAAAAATCCTTAATGAGGAAACGGAAAGACCTAAAAAATGCTCCGGTTGTCTAAAAAAGTGTACTATGACATTTTGTGTTAACGAAAGACTTGTAAAAGGCCACGAAGGAGACTATGAAGAGGGAATCTTCTTTGCCGGAAAAGATGCTTGGAAAATAGAGGAAATTCTTTCTGTAGAGGATATAATGAAAAAATTCAAAGAAGTTTTCTAA